A stretch of Elusimicrobiota bacterium DNA encodes these proteins:
- a CDS encoding glycosyltransferase family protein, protein MKTVAIVQARVGSTRLPGKILRDLGGRTVLSHVLDRVRAAAGVDETVVATTTAPGDAAVAAEAGRCGVRVFRGDEADVLSRYALAAAGAGADVVVRVTSDCPLLDPALLAAMLGAFHASHAARRPLDYLSNTVVRTFPRGLDAEIFTRAALDRAAREATAPHEREHVTPFLYQHPDRFAIDQYARVPDLSAHRWTLDTPEDWELIRRVVEDLGTGEGRFSTDAVLDVLRRHPDWVALNAGIEQKPLGR, encoded by the coding sequence GTGAAAACCGTCGCCATCGTTCAGGCCCGGGTCGGCTCCACCCGGTTGCCCGGAAAAATTCTTCGGGATCTCGGGGGTCGGACGGTGTTGAGCCACGTTTTGGATCGGGTCCGGGCCGCGGCGGGCGTGGATGAAACGGTCGTCGCGACGACAACCGCTCCCGGGGACGCGGCGGTGGCCGCCGAGGCGGGGCGGTGCGGCGTCCGCGTTTTTCGCGGGGACGAGGCCGACGTCCTTTCCCGTTACGCCCTGGCGGCCGCGGGCGCCGGCGCGGACGTCGTGGTGCGCGTCACCTCCGATTGCCCCTTGTTGGACCCAGCGCTCCTGGCGGCCATGCTGGGGGCTTTTCACGCCTCCCACGCGGCCCGACGGCCGTTGGACTACTTGAGCAACACCGTCGTTCGGACCTTTCCCCGGGGATTGGACGCCGAAATTTTCACCCGCGCCGCCCTCGACCGCGCCGCCCGGGAAGCGACCGCGCCCCACGAGCGGGAGCACGTCACGCCCTTTCTCTATCAACACCCGGACCGTTTCGCCATCGACCAATACGCCCGGGTTCCGGATTTGTCCGCCCACCGGTGGACCTTGGACACGCCGGAGGATTGGGAGTTGATCCGACGCGTGGTGGAGGACTTGGGGACCGGGGAGGGTCGATTTTCCACCGACGCGGTCCTGGACGTGTTGCGCCGGCACCCCGACTGGGTGGCGCTGAACGCCGGAATCGAACAAAAACCCTTGGGGCGATGA
- the pseG gene encoding UDP-2,4-diacetamido-2,4,6-trideoxy-beta-L-altropyranose hydrolase, with protein MRADASTALGAGHVQRCLALAKKLAGAGASVTFYCRTADGDLCDAVAARGFEVVRLPGGFADWKSDLDFMASAFKSRSVWDWLVVDHYGLDARWESPLRVFAKRILIVDDLADRPHDGDVLLDQNDGDRAAAYAGKLPTACRRLLGPRFALLREEFGEWRRRTGPRAGPLRRLLVSFGGSDPTNETAKVLDALRGLGPRPFSVDVVVGFEDDRSRLLARETADLKDSRFFVRVDNMAERMSGADLAVGAAGGSTWERGALYLPAVVAVVAPNQAPIAAAVALRGAVINLGDHDGLSSADYRKAIEALAASPERLAEMSRCAGELTDGDGAARVVAAMKEG; from the coding sequence GTGCGCGCCGACGCTTCCACGGCCCTGGGCGCCGGGCACGTTCAGCGCTGCCTCGCGTTGGCCAAAAAGCTCGCGGGCGCCGGGGCGTCCGTCACGTTTTACTGCCGGACGGCCGACGGCGATCTTTGCGACGCCGTCGCCGCCCGGGGGTTTGAGGTTGTTCGACTGCCGGGGGGCTTCGCCGATTGGAAATCCGATTTGGATTTTATGGCCTCGGCGTTTAAATCCCGGAGCGTCTGGGATTGGTTGGTGGTCGATCACTACGGGTTGGACGCCCGCTGGGAATCCCCGCTCCGGGTGTTCGCCAAACGAATTTTGATTGTGGACGATCTGGCGGACCGCCCTCACGATGGCGACGTGTTGTTGGATCAAAACGACGGGGACCGCGCCGCCGCCTACGCCGGCAAGCTTCCGACCGCCTGCCGCCGACTGCTGGGGCCGCGCTTTGCCCTCTTGCGCGAGGAATTCGGCGAATGGCGCCGCCGGACCGGTCCCCGCGCCGGTCCGTTAAGGCGGCTTCTGGTGTCCTTCGGCGGCAGCGATCCGACGAACGAAACGGCCAAAGTGTTGGACGCTTTGCGCGGCCTGGGGCCGCGGCCGTTTTCGGTGGACGTCGTGGTCGGATTTGAAGACGATCGTTCGCGGCTCTTGGCCCGGGAGACCGCGGATTTGAAAGACAGTCGATTCTTTGTCCGGGTGGACAATATGGCCGAGCGGATGAGCGGCGCCGATCTCGCCGTGGGTGCCGCCGGCGGCTCCACCTGGGAACGTGGCGCGTTGTACCTGCCGGCCGTGGTCGCGGTGGTCGCGCCGAACCAGGCGCCGATCGCGGCGGCGGTGGCCCTACGCGGGGCCGTCATCAATTTGGGCGACCACGACGGCTTGTCTTCCGCGGATTACCGAAAAGCCATCGAGGCCCTGGCGGCGTCGCCCGAACGCCTCGCGGAAATGTCGCGGTGCGCCGGCGAATTGACGGACGGCGACGGCGCGGCCCGGGTGGTCGCGGCGATGAAGGAGGGTTGA
- the pseI gene encoding pseudaminic acid synthase, with protein sequence MTELAIAGRPIGRDHAPFVIAEMSGNHNQSLDRALAIVDAAAAAGAHALKIQTYTAETMTLDLNRGEFAITDPKSLWAGKSLFDLYREAHTPWEWHAPIFRRCAERGLIGFSSPFDATAVDYLEKLKVPCYKIASFEIVDLPLIRRVAATGKPLLLSTGMATLAEIDDAVRAARGAGARELILLKCTSEYPATAEDSHVRTIPHLRDLFGVEVGLSDHTPGLGVPVAAVALGATVIEKHFTLDRSAGGVDSAFSLEPAELKALVVETERAWRSLGRVTYGPLAGESASGQFRRSLYVARDMKAGEVFTPENLRSLRPGRGLSPKHYEALLGKRVTRAVARGTPASWDLIG encoded by the coding sequence ATGACGGAATTGGCCATTGCCGGGCGGCCCATCGGGCGGGACCACGCGCCCTTTGTCATCGCCGAAATGTCGGGGAACCACAACCAATCCCTGGACCGGGCCTTGGCCATCGTCGACGCGGCGGCCGCGGCCGGGGCCCACGCGCTCAAAATCCAAACCTACACCGCCGAGACGATGACGCTGGACTTGAACCGGGGCGAATTCGCCATCACGGACCCCAAGAGCCTGTGGGCGGGGAAATCCCTTTTCGATTTGTACCGCGAGGCCCACACCCCCTGGGAGTGGCACGCGCCCATCTTCCGGCGGTGCGCCGAGCGGGGGCTCATCGGGTTCAGTTCCCCGTTCGACGCCACGGCCGTTGATTATTTGGAGAAACTCAAAGTCCCCTGCTATAAAATCGCTTCCTTTGAGATCGTGGACCTGCCCTTGATTCGTCGGGTGGCGGCCACGGGGAAGCCGCTCCTCCTTTCCACCGGGATGGCCACCTTGGCGGAAATCGACGACGCCGTTCGGGCGGCCCGGGGCGCCGGCGCCCGGGAACTGATTCTCCTGAAATGCACCAGCGAATACCCCGCCACCGCCGAGGACAGCCACGTTCGAACGATCCCCCACCTGCGCGATCTGTTCGGGGTCGAGGTCGGGTTGTCCGACCACACGCCGGGCCTCGGCGTGCCCGTGGCCGCCGTGGCCCTGGGGGCCACCGTGATCGAGAAGCATTTCACGCTGGACCGATCGGCGGGGGGCGTGGACAGCGCTTTTTCCCTGGAACCGGCCGAATTGAAAGCGCTTGTCGTGGAAACGGAGCGGGCCTGGCGGTCGTTGGGCCGCGTGACCTACGGTCCCTTGGCGGGGGAGTCGGCTTCCGGCCAATTCCGCCGTTCGCTCTACGTCGCCCGGGACATGAAGGCGGGGGAGGTTTTCACTCCCGAGAATTTGCGCTCGCTCCGCCCCGGCCGGGGGCTTTCGCCGAAACACTACGAAGCCCTTCTCGGCAAGCGGGTGACCCGGGCCGTGGCCCGCGGGACGCCCGCGTCCTGGGATTTGATCGGGTAA
- the pseC gene encoding UDP-4-amino-4,6-dideoxy-N-acetyl-beta-L-altrosamine transaminase, whose product MIPYARQDVSPADLKAVEEVLRSDFLTQGPAVERFERRVADYVGARHGVAVSSATAALHLAYRALGLGPGDLLWTSPNTFVATANAALLCGASVDFIDIDPRTKNLSPDALRDRLVAAKKDGRLPKAVVPVHFAGQPCDMEAIGALAREFGFRVVEDASHAIGARYRGAPVGAGTQSDLTVFSFHPVKIITTGEGGMVVTNRDDLAAAVRLLRSHGITRDPSRMEKADEGPWYYEQVDLGLNYRLTDIQSALGASQMDRLEAFIERRHRVADRYDRALAGLPLELPLRPAGDRSALHLYPVVVAREPRAQERRRVFDALRAAGIAANVHYIPVPLQPHYRRLGFKPGHCPAAERYYDGAISLPMFPGLTDADQDRVVDALRRALA is encoded by the coding sequence CTGATCCCTTACGCCCGACAGGACGTTTCCCCGGCGGATCTGAAAGCCGTCGAGGAGGTTCTGCGGTCCGATTTTCTCACCCAGGGGCCCGCGGTGGAGCGTTTCGAGCGACGGGTGGCGGATTACGTCGGGGCGCGCCACGGCGTGGCGGTCTCAAGCGCCACGGCGGCCCTGCACCTCGCCTACCGCGCCCTGGGCCTCGGCCCGGGCGACCTTCTGTGGACCTCCCCCAACACCTTTGTGGCCACGGCCAACGCGGCGCTCCTGTGCGGCGCGTCGGTGGACTTCATCGACATCGATCCCCGGACGAAAAACCTCTCGCCCGACGCCTTGCGCGACCGCCTGGTCGCCGCGAAAAAAGACGGACGCCTTCCGAAAGCGGTCGTTCCCGTTCATTTCGCCGGACAACCCTGCGACATGGAAGCCATCGGCGCGCTGGCCCGGGAATTCGGGTTCCGGGTGGTGGAAGACGCTTCCCACGCCATCGGGGCCCGTTATCGGGGCGCTCCCGTCGGCGCTGGAACCCAATCGGACCTGACCGTTTTTAGCTTCCACCCCGTGAAGATCATCACGACCGGGGAAGGGGGAATGGTCGTCACCAACCGGGACGACCTGGCCGCGGCCGTTCGCCTGTTGCGCAGCCACGGGATCACCCGGGACCCGTCGCGAATGGAAAAAGCCGACGAAGGCCCTTGGTATTACGAACAAGTGGATTTGGGATTGAATTACCGGCTGACGGACATTCAATCGGCCCTGGGCGCGAGCCAGATGGACCGCCTGGAGGCGTTCATCGAACGTCGCCATCGCGTGGCCGATCGCTACGATCGCGCCCTGGCCGGTTTGCCCTTGGAATTGCCGCTCCGCCCGGCCGGCGATCGCTCCGCCCTCCACCTCTACCCGGTGGTCGTCGCCCGGGAGCCGCGGGCCCAGGAACGCCGCCGCGTTTTTGACGCCCTCCGGGCCGCCGGCATCGCCGCCAACGTCCACTACATTCCCGTTCCCCTTCAACCCCATTACCGCCGCCTCGGTTTTAAACCCGGCCACTGCCCCGCGGCCGAACGGTATTACGACGGGGCCATCAGTTTGCCGATGTTCCCGGGATTGACCGACGCCGACCAGGACCGCGTGGTGGACGCCTTGCGGCGCGCCCTGGCGTGA
- a CDS encoding UDP-glucuronic acid dehydrogenase encodes MKISIWCSDRAHPVFPRLEKWAADRRGNHVVGFVASRADAAGGDILFLISCNEIVPASVRARYRKTLVIHASDLPRGRGWSPYVWQVLEGKNRIPVTLLEAEDAVDSGAIWAQRDLSLEGHELFHEIAARLFDLELELMDLAVDQFESIRPRPQDLSKGITQYRRRTPADSRLDPEKTIAAQFDLLRVCDGTRFPAFFDWRGHRYALRLEKIRGEQP; translated from the coding sequence TTGAAAATTTCGATTTGGTGTTCCGACCGCGCCCACCCGGTGTTTCCCCGGCTTGAGAAATGGGCCGCGGACCGACGGGGGAATCACGTCGTCGGCTTCGTCGCCTCCCGGGCCGACGCCGCGGGCGGGGACATCCTTTTTTTGATTTCGTGCAACGAAATCGTTCCGGCGTCCGTTCGGGCTCGGTACCGGAAAACCCTCGTGATCCACGCGAGCGATTTGCCCCGGGGCCGCGGCTGGTCCCCGTATGTGTGGCAGGTGTTGGAAGGGAAGAACCGGATTCCCGTGACGCTTCTGGAAGCGGAGGACGCCGTGGACAGCGGGGCGATCTGGGCTCAGCGGGACCTGTCGCTGGAGGGCCACGAGTTGTTCCATGAAATCGCCGCCCGGCTTTTCGATTTGGAATTGGAGCTGATGGACCTGGCCGTCGATCAATTCGAATCGATCCGACCCCGGCCCCAGGACCTTTCGAAGGGGATCACGCAATACCGCCGGCGAACCCCGGCCGACAGCCGGCTCGATCCGGAAAAAACCATCGCGGCGCAATTCGATTTGCTGCGGGTTTGCGACGGGACCCGGTTTCCGGCTTTTTTTGATTGGCGCGGACACCGCTACGCGCTTCGACTGGAGAAAATTCGGGGAGAACAACCATGA